One Drechmeria coniospora strain ARSEF 6962 chromosome 01, whole genome shotgun sequence genomic region harbors:
- a CDS encoding ubiquitin ligase subunit CulD, giving the protein MQPASSEGIAPTRRRHRLSSSSPAAASKRAKFGDAPAMTSARAKGKLPETIIDLASPAAAPQTRSSSAFQPQSGAKKLVIKNLRSSSREADIEEYYAQITRELDAALGAIFVGSRPSVPLEKLYRGVEDICRKGNAESMYCMLTSRIEAHLHNVVLPRIKRSAGPVNVDILRSLLAEWKVLSAQAMFIRSIFSFLDRTYLLRQLLPSINDMIIAHFRKMMFLPPDAAPSGRGETIGAKAVSGVYDLFEYDRCADDRMDADLLKESIRMLYVLGIYVKYFEPQFLRQSNAYFENFAASRSASSLKEYIAACKTLLQNEDYRCIAYNLENTTEKQLMDAAHVVLIDRYSEKLLHGQNLAHLLSEKDVKSMKGLYELLRLSGIQKKMKAPWGDYIRTTGASIISDTERVDEMVPRLLELRRSLDLMIRHAFDDDDDFLWGMREAFGKFMNDRLTAACWESGTSKIGEMTAGHIDLLLRGGLKALSKDLVSDAAENELPVPASSADEDAELDRQLDQALELFRFIEGKDTFEAFYKKDLARRLLMGRSASQDAERMMLTKLRGECGSNFTHNLEQMFKDQELAKDEMDAYRQWCKANEQEKPAVQLSVMILSAAAWPTYPDTRMGLPDEVAAQVDQFDRHYRTKHTGRILTWKHSLAHCSLVATFPKGSKELLVSAFQAVVLVLFNAVPDGGFLSYAQIATATGLNGSELDRTLQSLACGKVRVLAKHPKGRDVRVTDTFTFNEGFTDAKYRVKINQIQLKESRADNKAVNERVAQDRRFETQAAIVRIMKSRKSMGHAELVAEVINLTKKRGSVEPAAIKKEIESLMEKDYIEREGNVYTYLT; this is encoded by the exons ATGCAGCCCGCGTCATCCGAAGGCATCGCTcccacccgccgccggcatcgactctcctcctcgtcgcccgccgccgcgtccaAGCGCGCGAAATTCGGAGACgcgccggccatgacgagcGCCCGGGCCAAGGGAAAGCTCCCCGAGACGATCATAGACCTCGCATCTCCGGCTGCCGCTCCCCAGACGCGatcctcgtccgccttcCAACCTCAGAGCGGTGCCAAGAAGCTCGTCATCAAGAACCTACGGTCGAGCTCACGCGAGGCAGACATCGAGGAGTACTATGCCCAGATCACTCGCGAGCTCGATGCCGCCCTCGGGGCCATATTCGTCGGGAGCCGGCCAAGTGTGCCGCTGGAGAAGCTGTATCGGGGTGTCGAGGATATCTGCCGCAAAGGCAACGCCGAAAGCATGTATTGCATGCTCACGAGCCGCATCGAGGCCCACCTTCACAACGTCGTCCTGCCTCGGATAAAGCGATCGGCAGGACCCGTCAACGTCGACATCTTGAGGAGTCTCTTGGCCGAATGGAAGGTCTTGAGCGCGCAGGCG ATGTTCATTCGCTCGATATTTAGTTTCCTCGACAGGACCTACCTCCTCCGTCAGTTGCTGCCGTCCATCAACGACATGATCATTGCCCACTTCCGGAAGATGATGTTCCTGCCACCGGAcgccgcgccgtcgggcCGAGGGGAAACGATTGGCGCCAAGGCTGTCTCTGGCGTCTACGACTTGTTCGAGTACGATCGCTGCGCCGACGATCGAATGGATGCCGATCTGCTGAAGGAATCGATTCGCATGCTCTACGTACTGGGCATATACGTCAAGTACTTTGAGCCGCAGTTCCTGCGCCAATCCAACGCCTACTTCGAGAACTTTGCTGCCTCACGCAGCGCCTCGAGCCTCAAGGAGTACATCGCCGCCTGCAAAACGCTCCTGCAGAACGAGGATTACCGCTGCATCGCCTACAACCTCGAGAACACGACGGAGAAGCAGCTCATGGACGCGGCAcacgtcgtcctcatcgACCGCTACTCCGAGAAACTTCTCCACGGCCAAAATCTGGCTCACCTGCTGTCGGAAAAGGACGTCAAGTCGATGAAGGGCCTCTACGAACTCTTGCGGTTGTCGGGCATACAGAAGAAGATGAAGGCACCGTGGGGAGACTACATTCGGACGACGGGCGCATCCATCATCTCCGACACGGAACGGGTGGACGAGATGGTGCCgcgcctgctcgagctgcGCCGCTCGCTCGACCTCATGATTCGTCACGCCtttgacgatgacgacgacttccTCTGGGGCATGCGCGAGGCCTTTGGAAAGTTCATGAACGACCGCCTCACGGCCGCCTGCTGGGAGTCGGGAACGTCCAAGATCGGGGAGATGACGGCCGGGCACATTGACCTCCTGCTCCGCGGCGGCCTCAAGGCGCTGTCGAAGGATCTCGTGTcggacgcggccgagaacGAGCTTCCGGTCCCGGCCagcagcgccgacgaggacgccgagctcgaccggCAGCTCGACCAGGCTCTCGAGCTCTTCCGCTTCATCGAGGGCAAGGACACGTTTGAGGCCTTCTACAAGAAGGACCTTGCCCGACGGCTCCTCATGGGCCGCAGCGCAAGTCAGGACGCCGAGCGGATGATGCTCACCAAGCTCCGCGGCGAGTGCGGCTCCAACTTCACGCACAACCTGGAGCAGATGTTCAAGGATCAGGAGCTGGCCAaggacgagatggacgcGTATCGACAGTGGTGCAAAGCCAACGAGCAGGAGAAACCCGCCGTCCAGCTCTCCGTCATGAttctctcggccgccgcgtgGCCGACCTATCCGGACACGCGCATGGGCCTACCGGACGAGGTGGCGGCGCAGGTTGACCAGTTCGACCGTCACTACAGGACGAAGCATACGGGCAGGATACTGACGTGGAAGCACTCGCTCGCTCACTGCTCACTCGTGGCCACCTTTCCCAAGGGGAGCAAGGAGCTGCTCGTCTCTGCCTtccaggccgtcgtcctcgtcctcttcaaCGCCGTCCCGGACGGTGGCTTTCTCTCGTACGCGCAGAtagcgacggcgacgggcctcAACGGCTCCGAGTTGGATCGGACGCTGCAGTCGCTGGCCTGCGGGAAGGTGCGGGTGCTGGCCAAGCATCCCAAGGGTCGTGATGTGAGAGTGACGGACACCTTCACCTTCAACGAAGGCTTCACGGATGCCAAGTACCGAGTGAAGATCAATCAGATCCAGCTGAAGGAGAGCCGAGCGGACAACAAAGCGGTGAATGAGCGGGTTGCGCAGGATAGACGATTCGAGACTCAAGCAGCCATCGTGCGCATCATGAAGAGCCGCAAGAGCATGGGCCACGCCGaactcgtcgccgaggtgaTCAACCTGACGAAGAAGCGAGGCAGTGTCGAGCCGGCTGCGATCAAGAAGGAGATTGAAAG TCTTATGGAGAAGGATTATATTGAGCGCGAGGGCAACGTTTACACCTATCTTACTTGA
- a CDS encoding mitochondrial DNA helicase, with amino-acid sequence MTTGIVTLPIRSSPTLRSIHRGGSGHPIHAAVRHRSTSSAASIMFRRAAERPPPPPPPRSTLEKTLFPSSSPSPSTHGDIRDQLRTPGRPVAASVSVSTSARMAPSRPTTLTSWSANSTLPPNRASLHSLYTNSDSFKQEIDCVDLAAPAPLAQKKAEEVVYFAEDDFSDDDNLDLDYEAPKALPTPRVLVQEAPVKQQMPPPPTPSQADSAIPWSSSPASHFVAPTLPNPPPSRPDPSASTRSSVKRESSGETDVCEAPVPKKPKKRVLPAGFRSQDAPEPDEGYCVSTATPDTKSHYWDPTGSIVQEQKRQLKNQRNSRQPEHDAPPDDASNAGPALVPKAVPLSLSAEQNQVLDLVVHKNASVFFTGPAGTGKSVLMRAIISELKKKFAREPDRVAVTASTGLAACNIGGITLHSFSGIGLGKEDAPALIKKVRRNPKAKARWLKVKCLIIDEVSMVDGELFDKLSQIGRVIRNNGRPWGGIQLIITGDFFQLPPVPDFDKKREGIKFAFDAATWGTSIDHTIGLTQVFRQRDPEFARMLNEMRLGKISQGTVEAFKALSRPLSFDDGVDSAELYPTRAQVDSSNEKRLRELPGRSYRYDALDSGEPAIRDKLLTNMMAPRSLELKLNAQVMLIKNLDETLVNGTLGKVIAFSDEKTFDMTSVSAYDTDMDDPMSMARRKLKGFSRDANISDSNKKKYPVVQFVSSGGSPRVILCQPEEWKVELPNGDIQAKRNQLPLILAWALSIHKAQGQTLERVTVNLGRVFEKGQAYVALSRATTQQGLRVLGFDQSKVMAHHRVVDFYSKLYSADQAQGQPTPTGIMDFVANRRGVREPKAAAPVVAVAAPSKPTQTTPSMRVEVIDLDEDEEAMASYGY; translated from the exons ATGACGACTGGCATAGTCACACTACCCATTCGTTCCTCGCCGACCCTACGCAGCATCCaccgaggaggaagcggccACCCCATCCATGCTGCCGTCCGCCATCGAAGCACGTCCAGCGCCGCCAGCATCATGTTTCGCCGCGCTGCCgagaggccgccgccgccgccgccgccgcgaagCACTCTGGAAAAAACTTTGTTCCCCTCGAGCAGCCCCAGCCCGTCGACCCATGGCGACATACGTGACCAACTGAGGACCCCCGGTCGGCCagtcgccgcctccgtctccgtctctacgtcggcgaggatggcgccATCGCGGCCGACCACCCTCACCAGCTGGTCCGCCAACTCGACCCTGCCACCAAACAGGGCATCGCTGCATTCGCTGTACACCAACTCCGACTCTTTCAAGCAAGAGATTGACTGCGTCGATTTGGCGGCCCCCGCTCCTCTGGCGCAGAAGAAGGCCGAGGAGGTCGTATACtttgccgaggacgactttagcgacgacgacaacctCGATTTGGACTATGAAGCCCCCAAGGCCTTGCCCACCCCCCGAGTCCTCGTCCAAGAAGCGCCGGTCAAGCAGCAGATGCCACCCCCACCGACCCCCTCGCAGGCCGACTCGGCGATCCCCTGGTCGTCATCCCCCGCATCGCACTTCGTCGCCCCGACCCTGCCGAACCCCCCGCCGAGCCGGCCTGACCCTTCGGCTTCAACCCGGTCCTCTGTGAAGCGTGAGTCTTCGGGCGAGACGGACGTCTGCGAGGCTCCTGTGCCGAAGAAGCCGAAGAAGCGCGTGCTACCGGCCGGCTTCCGTTCGCAAGATGCGCCGGAACCCGATGAGGGGTATTGTGTTTCCACGGCGACCCCCGATACGAAGTCGCACTACTGGGACCCCACCGGCAGCATCGTGCAGGAGCAGAAACGGCAGCTTAAGAATCAGCGAAACTCGCGCCAGCCGGAACATGACGCCCCTCCGGATGATGCCTCAAACGCCGGCCCGGCTCTTGTCCCCAAGGCCGTCCCCTTGTCGCTGAGCGCTGAGCAGAATCAGGTTCTCGACCTGGTTGTCCATAAAAACGCGAGCGTCTTCTTCACAGGCCCTGCCGGTACCGGAAAGTCGGTTCTTATGAGGGCCATCATATCGGAATTGAAGAAGAAATTCGCAAGGGAACCGGACCGggtcgccgtcacggcctcGACCGGTCTCGCCGCCTGCAACATCGGCGGCATCACCCTCCACAGTTTCTCTG gcatcggcctcggcaaggAAGACGCTCCCGCGCTGATCAAGAAGGTGAGGCGGAACCCGAAGGCAAAGGCTCGTTGGCTCAAGGTCAAGTGCctcatcatcgacgaggtCTCCATGGTCGACGGGGAGCTCTTTGACAAGCTGTCGCAGATTGGTCGCGTCATTCGCAACAACGGCCGGCCCTGGGGCGGAATTCAGCTGATCATTACTGGTGATTTCTTCCAGCTGCCCCCGGTGCCGGACTTTGACAAGAAGCGTGAGGGCATCAAGTTTGCTTTCGATGCCGCTACCTGGGGCACCTCCATCGACCACACCATTGGTCTCACCCAGGTCTTTCGACAGCGCGACCCCGAGTTTGCCCGCATGCTCAACGAGATGCGCTTGGGCAAGATCAGTCAGGGCACCGTGGAGGCCTTCAAGGCCCTCTCGAGGCCCCTCAgtttcgacgacggcgtcgactcggccgagctgTATCCGACACGCGCACAGGTCGACAGCTCCAACGAGAAGCGGTTACGAGAACTCCCGGGCCGGTCATATCGCTACGATGCCTTGGACAGCGGCGAGCCTGCCATCCGGGATAAGCTTCTGACCAACATGATGGCTCCGAGGAGTCTCGAATTGAAGTTGAACGCCCAAGTGATGCTCATCAAGAACTTGGACGAGACCTTGGTCAATGGTACACTGGGCAAAGTCATTGCCTTTTCCGACGAAAAGACGTTCGACATGACGAGCGTCAGCGCCTACGACACGGACATGGACGATCCCATGTCCATGGCACGGAGGAAACTAAAGGGATTCAGCCGAGACGCCAACATCTCTGACAGCAACAAAAAGAAGTACCCCGTCGTGCAGTTCGTATCCTCCGGGGGCTCGCCTCGCGTCATTCTTTGCCAGCCCGAAGAGTGGAAGGTCGAGCTGCCCAATGGAGATATTCAGGCAAAACGAAACCAGCTTCCTCTCATCCTCGCCTGGGCACTCTCGATTCACAAAGCCCAAGGTCAGACCCTCGAAAGAGTGACCGTCAACCTCGGCCGGGTTTTCGAAAAAGGCCAAGCATACGTCGCCCTGAGCcgagcgacgacgcagcaggGTCTTCGCGTCCTCGGCTTTGACCAGTCCAAGGTCATGGCCCACCATCGGGTCGTCGACTTTTACAGCAAGCTATACAGCGCAGATCAAGCGCAGGGCCAACCGACTCCGACTGGAATCATGGATTTTGTTGCCAACAGGAGGGGGGTTCGGGAACCGAAAGCAGCCgcacccgtcgtcgccgtggctgCTCCAAGCAAACCGACACAAACGACACCCTCGATGCGTGTCGAGGTCATCGACTtggacgaagacgaggaggCTATGGCCTCTTATGGGTATTGA
- a CDS encoding putative translocase of inner membrane: protein MDMLSASEQRTLEQRMQKRQVKEFMGAFGGLVEHCFTSCVDDFTSKALSTRENGCINRCVLKWMATQQRVSDRFQEHNAQITQQMQNK, encoded by the exons ATGGACAT GCTATCAGCCTCTGAGCAGCGTACGCTGGAGCAGCGCATGCAGAAGCGCCAGGTCAAGGAGTTTATGGGC GCTTTTggtggcctcgtcgagcactGCTTCACCTCCTGCGTTGACGACTTCACCTCCAAGGCTCTCTCGACGCGCGAAAACGGCTGCATAAACCGTTGCGTCCTCAAGTGGATGGCCACCCAGCAGCGCGTTAGCGATCGGTTCCAAGAGCACAATGCCCAGATCACTCAGCAGATGCAGAACAAATGA